The following proteins come from a genomic window of Gemmatimonadaceae bacterium:
- a CDS encoding cyclic nucleotide-binding domain-containing protein, with translation MPATIDVLRTLPIFSGLSTDELARVSELCEEKTYASGDYIFREGEPGNRLFIVIEGEVRISRQIPGAGEEALAVLKPGAMFGEMAVFDRSERSTDAISHGGTRVITISRAEFEMLLDFHRDIAYKVLWAVVRVLSGRLRATNDNLRSVLAMSMF, from the coding sequence ATGCCGGCCACGATCGACGTGTTGCGCACTTTGCCGATCTTCAGCGGACTCTCGACCGACGAGCTGGCGCGCGTGTCGGAGTTGTGCGAAGAGAAGACCTATGCATCGGGCGACTACATCTTTCGCGAGGGCGAGCCGGGAAACCGACTCTTCATCGTGATCGAGGGAGAAGTGCGGATCAGCCGCCAGATACCGGGGGCCGGCGAGGAAGCGTTAGCCGTGCTCAAGCCCGGCGCCATGTTCGGCGAGATGGCGGTGTTCGATCGGAGCGAGCGCTCGACCGACGCCATCTCGCACGGCGGCACGCGCGTGATCACGATCAGCCGGGCCGAATTCGAGATGTTATTGGATTTTCATCGCGACATTGCGTACAAGGTGCTGTGGGCGGTGGTGCGCGTGTTGAGCGGCCGGTTGCGCGCCACCAACGACAACCTGCGCTCGGTGCTCGCGATGTCGATGTTCTGA
- a CDS encoding CDP-alcohol phosphatidyltransferase family protein: MTSSRVLTVPNLLSLARLPLAAAFLLVDGRSARVALVGLASLTDFLDGWLARRGQTSQLGALLDPIADKTFVLIAISAFVIEGAVTAGEFVIVISRDLATAIGFIVAYLLPGLDPRAFKARWPGKVVTVLQLAALFALLLWPSAFPALIPLLAVASAAAIADYTLVLHRQRVRS; the protein is encoded by the coding sequence GTGACTTCGTCTCGCGTCCTGACGGTTCCGAATCTCCTGTCGCTCGCACGTCTCCCGCTGGCGGCGGCGTTCCTGCTCGTCGACGGTCGCTCGGCGCGTGTGGCGCTCGTTGGGCTCGCGTCCCTCACCGATTTCCTCGACGGCTGGCTCGCACGCCGCGGACAAACATCGCAACTCGGTGCGTTGCTCGATCCCATCGCCGACAAGACGTTCGTGCTGATCGCGATCTCGGCATTCGTGATCGAGGGAGCGGTGACGGCCGGGGAGTTCGTCATCGTCATTTCGCGTGATCTGGCGACAGCAATCGGATTCATCGTCGCGTATCTGCTGCCCGGCCTCGATCCGCGCGCCTTCAAGGCTCGATGGCCGGGGAAGGTCGTGACCGTGCTGCAGCTCGCTGCGTTGTTTGCACTGTTGCTGTGGCCCTCCGCCTTCCCGGCACTGATACCGCTCCTTGCCGTTGCGTCCGCGGCGGCGATCGCAGACTACACCCTCGTGTTGCACCGCCAGCGCGTTCGGTCGTGA
- a CDS encoding alpha/beta hydrolase, whose amino-acid sequence MIRVPAGPGALHVERYGHGGRAVMLVHGFATSSFVWRVVGPLLAAAGHTAYAVDLLGYGESDRPLEANYSIAAQAEYLDRALAALRVPRAALVGLGVGGGIVQRLTLRHPARVDGLVLVNSVAFGDCPGRDVRTVQLGTARFALRVAHGVLGAAPLLRRVLEDSVARKETMPARLVARYLAPYVGPEGVTHLLTIARALKADDVEELDLSLIRAPVAIVWGEEQPWLDSGLPERLQAAIAGSSLLRFHGIGALVPEENPDALAHVVLELLDRQRSAAS is encoded by the coding sequence GTGATACGTGTGCCCGCCGGCCCCGGCGCTCTGCACGTCGAGCGATACGGCCACGGCGGACGCGCCGTGATGCTGGTACACGGCTTCGCGACGTCGAGTTTCGTGTGGCGCGTCGTGGGGCCGCTACTGGCAGCGGCCGGGCACACCGCGTACGCCGTCGACCTGTTGGGCTACGGGGAATCGGACCGTCCGCTCGAGGCCAATTACTCGATCGCCGCGCAGGCAGAGTACCTGGACCGGGCGCTTGCCGCGCTCCGCGTACCCCGCGCCGCCCTCGTTGGGCTCGGTGTCGGCGGTGGCATCGTGCAGCGACTGACGCTTCGGCACCCGGCGCGTGTGGATGGTCTGGTGCTCGTTAACAGTGTCGCGTTCGGCGACTGTCCGGGGCGTGACGTGCGCACCGTGCAGCTCGGCACGGCGCGTTTCGCGCTGCGTGTGGCGCACGGTGTGCTCGGGGCGGCACCGTTGCTGCGACGTGTCCTGGAAGACAGCGTGGCTCGAAAGGAAACGATGCCCGCGCGTTTGGTGGCACGGTATCTCGCACCGTATGTCGGCCCCGAGGGTGTCACGCACCTGCTCACGATCGCTCGCGCGCTCAAGGCGGACGACGTCGAAGAGCTCGATCTGTCGCTGATTCGTGCACCGGTGGCGATCGTTTGGGGCGAGGAACAGCCCTGGCTCGACAGCGGTTTACCTGAGCGGCTGCAGGCCGCAATCGCCGGAAGCAGCTTGTTGCGTTTTCACGGCATCGGCGCGCTCGTGCCGGAAGAGAACCCGGATGCGCTGGCACATGTCGTTTTGGAGCTGCTCGATCGCCAACGGTCAGCCGCGTCGTAA
- a CDS encoding thioredoxin domain-containing protein has translation MSQKSARAQRSNVVRTQRAASLKPFYIGLAVVAVVGIALIARTAQHSDASRPSIANVAITPVKAEGHLLGNPNAPVQVLEFADFECPHCAEFATITEPDVRKRIVDAGLASYRYFDFPIGEFSNSVAASNAAACAGDQHKFWEMHDKLFQGQPDWSSESNPKSVFATYAKALGLDMSTWNSCYDSQKHLPEIKANHDEGVRRGVNSTPTFVIGTKQIPGAIPYDMFKAYVDTAAMEAKAASHADSSVTKQASATP, from the coding sequence ATGTCACAGAAAAGCGCCCGCGCACAGCGGTCGAATGTCGTCCGCACGCAGCGGGCGGCCTCACTCAAACCGTTCTATATCGGGCTGGCCGTCGTCGCGGTGGTCGGCATCGCGTTGATTGCACGAACGGCGCAGCATAGTGACGCGTCGCGCCCGTCGATCGCAAACGTTGCCATCACACCGGTAAAGGCCGAAGGCCACCTGCTCGGCAACCCCAACGCGCCGGTGCAGGTGCTCGAGTTTGCCGACTTCGAGTGTCCGCACTGCGCGGAATTCGCGACGATCACCGAACCCGATGTGCGCAAGCGAATCGTGGACGCGGGTCTCGCGAGCTATCGGTACTTCGATTTTCCTATCGGCGAGTTCTCGAACTCCGTTGCGGCGAGCAACGCGGCGGCGTGCGCGGGCGATCAGCATAAGTTCTGGGAGATGCACGACAAACTCTTCCAGGGCCAACCCGACTGGAGCAGCGAGAGCAACCCCAAGAGCGTGTTCGCGACGTACGCGAAGGCGTTGGGCCTGGACATGAGCACCTGGAACTCGTGCTACGACTCGCAGAAGCATCTGCCGGAGATCAAAGCCAACCACGATGAGGGCGTGCGGCGCGGGGTGAACTCGACGCCGACGTTCGTCATCGGCACCAAGCAGATTCCCGGCGCGATTCCGTACGACATGTTCAAGGCGTATGTCGACACGGCGGCGATGGAGGCCAAGGCGGCGTCGCACGCCGACAGCTCGGTGACGAAGCAAGCGAGCGCCACGCCGTGA
- a CDS encoding vitamin K epoxide reductase family protein, producing MTRSARLIIALLALVGALIALYLTLFKVGVIGQLVCNVGSCERVNTSRWAMFLGLPVAAWGLASYVVLLVLALVSLQRDTLERQVALLLVALSAWSVLFSAWLTSKELFVIHAICIWCVTSATIMALIFVASLAELARARRVDREERFDAQNAAPAAPSGSGPIRG from the coding sequence GTGACACGCAGTGCGCGGCTGATCATCGCGCTGCTGGCGCTCGTCGGCGCGCTCATCGCGTTGTATCTCACGTTGTTCAAGGTCGGTGTGATCGGCCAGCTCGTATGCAACGTCGGCTCATGCGAGCGTGTGAACACGTCTCGTTGGGCAATGTTTCTCGGACTGCCGGTTGCCGCTTGGGGGCTGGCGAGCTACGTGGTGCTGCTCGTGCTCGCGCTGGTCTCTCTGCAGCGCGACACGCTCGAGCGACAGGTTGCGTTGTTGCTCGTGGCGCTCTCGGCGTGGAGTGTCCTCTTTTCCGCGTGGCTGACGTCGAAAGAGTTGTTCGTGATCCACGCGATCTGCATTTGGTGTGTCACGTCCGCCACGATCATGGCGCTGATCTTCGTCGCCAGCCTTGCCGAACTGGCACGCGCGCGGCGCGTGGATCGCGAGGAACGTTTCGATGCGCAGAACGCGGCGCCCGCCGCACCGTCTGGGAGCGGGCCAATTCGCGGCTAG